In Leptospira licerasiae serovar Varillal str. VAR 010, the sequence ACGGGGGAATCCCTATTTATCATAGGAACTCATAGTGTTTTCCAAGAAGATGTGATCTTTAAAGATCTGGGACTTGCAATCATAGACGAACAACATAAGTTCGGAGTGGAACAAAGAGAAACGTTAAGAGCCAAAGGAAAAAATCCGGACATTCTAGCAATGACCGCCACTCCTATTCCAAGAACACTTTGTCTTACTCTATACGGGGATTTAGAATTAGTCACTTTAAAAAATCGCCCTGCCGGCAGGATCCCGATCAAAACATTGTGGTTTACCGAAAGCAAAAGATCCGGAGTATACAAATCCATCCAAAAGTACGTCTCTCAAGGAAGACAATGTTATATAGTTTATCCATTGGTGGAAGAATCCGAAAAATCTGATCTTAAGTCCTGTATAGAAGCCTATGAAACATTAAGAAAAGATGTTTTTCCTGAATTCAAAGTGGGACTTCTCCACGGAAAAATGGAAACATCCGAAAAAGATAGGATCATGAAATTATTCCAGCAAAATGAGATACAAATATTAGTCAGTACTACAGTTATCGAAGTGGGTGTAGACGTTCCGAACGCTTCCGTCATGGTGATAGAACATTCGGATAGGTTCGGGATCTCTCAACTGCACCAGTTAAGAGGTCGAGTAGGCCGAGGAAAACATGAGAGTTTTTGTATCCTAATTTCGGACTCTAAAGTTACGGAAGAGGCAAGATATAGGATCCAGGCCCTGGTAGATTCCGACGATGGATTTTTCTTATCCGAAGCGGATCTGAAATTGCGGGGACCTGGGGAACTTTTAGGAGTAAGACAAAGTGGATTGCCGGACTTTAAGATCGCTGACTTAAGGGAAGACAGCCAATGGATCGAGATCTCTAGAGAAGATGCGAACCAGTTTGGGAATTTGGGAGATCTGGAAAAATCGGAAATTGTTTCTAGATTTTCGGAAGGAGCTTTATTGTTTTCAAATTGAGAAGAGAAAATTTTCGGCCGACTTAAGAAACCAGTCGGCCGAAAATGAACAGTCCGTGAAACGGATCAGTAGATAAAAGGAATGATCGTCGCTCTAGGCTGTAGATCGCAGGTAAAACCGCCTAAATCCACAGTGAGCAAGTTAATGATCAACGCTTCGTTTGCACAATCGTCAACATCCGATTTGTTATAGTATTTATCTTCTTCTACTTTTGCTAATTGAGGAGCAAGAATAGAAAGAACTTCGAAACCGCTTACTGCGGATCCAATAACTGCGCTTGTCAGGATAATACTTTTTGCTTCAGTTCCGTCTACAGTATCCGGATAGGATAAACCAATTGCATCAAATAGAACACAATTAAACGTTAGGAACAGGGGCAGAAGAAGAGCGATGATTTTTTTCATCCAGGGTTCTCCCAATTTGTTTTTTACAAAAAATTTCCAATTAGAGCTTAACTTCAACCGAATTTCCTAAGTAATGCAATACAAATTTCCTGATTTCAAGGCCTGAGCGTGTCGTAAAGTCCCAGAAATTTCTGTAGTTACATTTGTGTCTTAAACAAATCTATAGGATTAGAATTTCCCTTTTCCCCAAGTCGCCAGAGAAGATTATGGAATTATGCTGTCCCTATTCCGATGTTTAGTACTTGTTCTGGTTTTCGGTAACTTCTCTCTAATATCTCAACCGACAGACGAAATCTACCAAGGTGTTTCGGAAATTTCTTATTTGATAGGAGATTTTCCCAAGGAAAAAGCCCTCGTACCTTTTACAAATCCTGGAGATCCAAGACAATTCTTTGTACGAAAAGAAACCAAGGCCGCATTTATAAAATTAAAGGAAGAATATAAAAAGGACCATCCACAAGAAAGACAAGAGCCATTCATTGTTTCCGCTCATCGATCTTTTTCGGATCAAAAGTCCATCTGGGAAGATAAATATTCCGGAAAGAAGAAGATGAGAGAACCGGTGAAAGACAAAACTCCTTCTCAGATCATTTCTTTAATTTTGGAATTTTCCAGCGCCCCCGGCACTTCTCGCCATCACTGGGGAACCGACATCGATATCAATGCCTTGGAAAACTCCTATTTTGAAAAAGGAGGGAGGGGAGAAACATTCTATAATTGGATGAAGAAGAATGCCCACAGATTCGGATTCTGTCAGCCTTATTCTCCTAAGTCAGAGAGAGCCGGAAAAGGTTATAATGAAGAGAAATGGCATTGGTCCTATGCTCCTCTCTCTAATAAATTCCAAAAAGCCTGGGTAGATGCTTATAAAAAGGGAAAATTGAACTTTAAAGGAAAATTCCAGGGATCCGAATTTTTAGGGGATATGCCCTTGGAATACGTAACATCCATCAATCCGGACTGCGCCAGAATAGATTAAGTATAAAAACCGCGTGTTGGAATTCCAACACGCTTGGCTTTTAGTTATCTGTGGTTCATTACTCCACGATCACTGTTTCTGAAGAACTTAATAATCTGTAGAACTTCAGGTGGGTGACCTGATTCCTTCTCCAATTGATCCAAAGCGGTTCTATAATTCATACCTGAATGATAGATCGTCTTGTATGCGTTCTTAATCGCAGTTCTTGTCTCAGGAGAAAATCCTCCTCTTTTCAGACCGACCGTATTTAATCCTATAATCGTGCAAGGATTTCCGTCAGCAGTAGCAAAAGGAGGAACGTCCTGAACTACCTTAGAACAACCAGCAATCATTGCGTAATCACCCACAAAACAGAATTGGTGAACTGCAACTAAACCGGAAATAAATGCCTTATTTCCAACGGTGACATGTCCCGCCAAAACAAGACCGTGGGTCAGAATATTATCATCTCCTAAAATACAGTCGTGCCCTACGTGAGCATTTCCCATTACATAGTTCCTGTTTCCGATAATAGTGGGAGAATCTACCTTGGTTCCCTTGTGAATATTGGAATATTCTTTAAAAGTATTATTATCTCCGATGATCGTTTTGCTCGGAGTGCTCGGATCAAAGCCCAAGTCCTGCGGTCCTACACCGATTATCGCTCCATGATGGACTTTGTTGAATTTACCTAATTTAGTGCCTGCGAAAATTCGGGCTCCCGTTTCAATCACGGTTCCTTCGCCGATTACCACATCTTTTTCTATAATTGTATACGCACCGACTTCGACGGACTCGTGTAGTTCCGCTTTCGAATCGACGATGGCTGTTGGGTGAATTTTCATTAAGTTTCGCCTCTTAAATCTTCCATAATACGAAAATCGACGTGGATTTTTTATTCAAGCTAGAAATAATTGGGGTCGGTAAACGGTTCAGGGCTTCGTCGAATTTTGAAAGCCGGACTAAATTGCCAAACGCGGTTCGGGAGGAGAATTCTATGCTAGTGGATTGGTCTCGTCTGGATTCCCTAAAACAAGGCGATGATGAAGATGATGTTATTTGGCTGGAAGAGATGGTACGTTCCTTACGTAAGAACATGAACAGCCGTTTAGAGAATATCAAAAGTTTCACTGACGAAAAGAAAAGCGTAGAACTCCAAGCAGAATTACATCAGACAAAAGGTGTGGCAGCGAATTTCGGGCTCGCGGCGGTTCAGAAAAATGTTACAGAGGCTGAACTGAAATTGAAGGAAGGAAACTTAGATGCTTGTTTGGCTCTTTGTCAGGAACTTCCGAGTCTTTGGGAGCAAACCAAAAAAGAATTAGCTCCCAAATTTCCGGAATAAATAAGTCCGAAATCGCCGGCTTATTTTTTTCCTTTACGTTCCAAAAAATAAGAATCTACCTTATCCGTTATAGGTTTGATCTTTTCCTCATAAGTTAAGATAGCTTCTACAGTTTTTTCGTATAAAGACATTAGAAGCGCCTGAGCGGCATCACACATCTGTTCTTTACGGAACTCTTCCACATGTAAGGTTTCAGTAATCGACCCATCCGGATTGAACGGAAGTGAAGCCAATAAATTGGAAACCACGATCTTATCGTCCCCGGCAACATGGCTTGGGTCGAATATCACAGGAAGAATTGTCTGATTTTTAGCGTGAGTGATCACGTTTAGATCCGGAGTGTTACGGCAATATCCTTCCTTAATGAAAAGAGTTTTTACCCCTCTTTCGCAAAGAACAATATTCAAATTTCCTTGATTAGCGATATATTCTGCAGCGGAGAACCACTCTATAGCTTCGTTACCGAAACCTCTTTTTAAGATCACAGGTTTACCTGTGCGACCTACCGCTTCTAAAAGTTCAAAGTCTTGAGCGTTTCTTGTACCGATCTGGATCATATCAGCATGTTTGGAAACTTCTTCCGCCATGGTATGGTCCATTACTTCGGTTACGTAAGGAAGTCCGGTTTCTTCTTTTACTCTATCGAGTAATTTAATTCCGTCCCAACCCATTCCTCTCCAATCGGTTGGACGAGTTCTAGGTTTGAATGCTCCACCTCTAAAGATGATACGATCTAAGATCCCGAATTTTTTTCCGATCTCCACCGCTTGTTTTGCAATAGTGACCGTCTGCTCATAAGTTTGAGGAGAATCCGGACCTACTAGGAAAATATGTTTTCCTGTTCCGAACTTACGCACGAGTCCGTCTTTTCCGTGAACTTCTACGATTCGATTTTCACGATGGACTACTTCTCCGTTTTTACCTGCAGCGGTACGAGCTATATTTTTATAAGGCAATGATACGTTCCAAATTCTAGTCACACCAGGAAGTTCTTTTACGTAACCTTCCTTGTCGGAGATCTTACGGGTATCCCCGATAAAATGAATGGTATCGGATACGACCGCTCCGCGAATGATCTCGGTGGCGTTCCCACATTCGGAGGCCAAAGCCTTTATTTTTGCTTCGGTTTCCGGATATCCCTTCTCCAGTTCGACTATGTCCACGTATCTTCCGTCCTATCTTTGTTCGATTTTACAATCGGGATTGATTCTCTCTCCAGCCTTTACTTCACACACGGAACGTCAAGAAATCCGCAGAGAAAAGAGTTTAATGAGAATGTTCCGGCCCCGGAAAACTCCCGTTTCTCACTTCCTGAATATAATTTTTGACTGCACCTGAGACATCATCGTATCCATTCAGGAAAGTTTTTAAAAACTTGGGCTTAAAGCCCTTATTCAATCCAAGAAAATCGTAAATTACGAGCACCTGTCCGTCGGTCGCGGCTCCTGCCCCTATCCCGATCGTAGGAATTGGGATAGATTCGGAAATTTCTTTAGCAAGAGCAGAAGGGATCAGCTCGAAAACGATCGAGAATGCTCCAGCGTCGGAGATACCTTTTGCTTCGCTTATCAATCTGGCTTTATCTTCTTCCGCTTTTCCTTGGATCTTATGCCCACCGAAAACGTTCACAGATTGGGGGGTAAGGCCTATATGTCCCATAACAGGGATGCCTATCCTTTCTAGTTTATAGATTAGTTCCAAGATCTCCGGACCGCCGCCTTCGAATTTTACGGCATCACATCCGCTTTCTTTCATTACTTTTCCAGCAGAGCGGATGCCCTCTTCTAAAGAGACTTGATAGCTTAAGAACGGAAGGTCCACGACTACGAATGTATTCGGGGCGCCTCTTCTAACGGCTTTTGCATGATAGATCATCTCGTCCAAGGTAACAGGTAAGGTGGTAGGTTGGCCTTGGTAGACTACGCCCAGAGTATCCCCTACTAAAAGACAATCCACACCGGATTCTTCTAAAATCCTTGCGAACATAAAATCGTAGCAGGTCAACACAGTGATCTTTTTCTCTACTGGTTTTGGTCCTCTAGGAAATATTTTATTAACATCTCTCATGTTATCCCTCCGAAGGATTCCCAAAGGATTGTATCAGGGAACCTTCTCCGAGTTCATTTAAAAGTTCTAATATAAAAGGTCGAATAAACAGACTATGGTGAGGAAGATGTAAACCCTTCTCATGGATTTTCATATCGTCTATGGAAAGAATATCTATGTCGATGACTCGCGGGCCTTTGTCTCTTGTGCGGACCCTTCCCATTTCATTTTCTATTCCGAGTAAAAAATCCAAAAGTTCTCTGGGAGAAAGATGAGTGGAGATCTGCAAAATCTGATTTAAAAAATCTGGCTGGTCAGTTACTTCTAGAGCTTCCGTATTTAAAGCAGTTCCCTTTTTTAAGATCTTTATTTCAGGGTGAGCGCCGATCTTTTGGATCGCTTCCGAAAGATAGAATTCACGATCTCCCAAATTAGTTCCTAAACATAGAAATGCAATATGAGTATTTTTATCCATCACTGAGTCCCAAAGGCGCTATGGCTTAGACGATAATCAGGACAATCCAAATGAAGAGGATGTGC encodes:
- a CDS encoding Hpt domain-containing protein, producing MLVDWSRLDSLKQGDDEDDVIWLEEMVRSLRKNMNSRLENIKSFTDEKKSVELQAELHQTKGVAANFGLAAVQKNVTEAELKLKEGNLDACLALCQELPSLWEQTKKELAPKFPE
- a CDS encoding M15 family metallopeptidase; translation: MLSLFRCLVLVLVFGNFSLISQPTDEIYQGVSEISYLIGDFPKEKALVPFTNPGDPRQFFVRKETKAAFIKLKEEYKKDHPQERQEPFIVSAHRSFSDQKSIWEDKYSGKKKMREPVKDKTPSQIISLILEFSSAPGTSRHHWGTDIDINALENSYFEKGGRGETFYNWMKKNAHRFGFCQPYSPKSERAGKGYNEEKWHWSYAPLSNKFQKAWVDAYKKGKLNFKGKFQGSEFLGDMPLEYVTSINPDCARID
- the lpxA gene encoding acyl-ACP--UDP-N-acetylglucosamine O-acyltransferase, with protein sequence MKIHPTAIVDSKAELHESVEVGAYTIIEKDVVIGEGTVIETGARIFAGTKLGKFNKVHHGAIIGVGPQDLGFDPSTPSKTIIGDNNTFKEYSNIHKGTKVDSPTIIGNRNYVMGNAHVGHDCILGDDNILTHGLVLAGHVTVGNKAFISGLVAVHQFCFVGDYAMIAGCSKVVQDVPPFATADGNPCTIIGLNTVGLKRGGFSPETRTAIKNAYKTIYHSGMNYRTALDQLEKESGHPPEVLQIIKFFRNSDRGVMNHR
- the panB gene encoding 3-methyl-2-oxobutanoate hydroxymethyltransferase, which translates into the protein MRDVNKIFPRGPKPVEKKITVLTCYDFMFARILEESGVDCLLVGDTLGVVYQGQPTTLPVTLDEMIYHAKAVRRGAPNTFVVVDLPFLSYQVSLEEGIRSAGKVMKESGCDAVKFEGGGPEILELIYKLERIGIPVMGHIGLTPQSVNVFGGHKIQGKAEEDKARLISEAKGISDAGAFSIVFELIPSALAKEISESIPIPTIGIGAGAATDGQVLVIYDFLGLNKGFKPKFLKTFLNGYDDVSGAVKNYIQEVRNGSFPGPEHSH
- the folK gene encoding 2-amino-4-hydroxy-6-hydroxymethyldihydropteridine diphosphokinase translates to MDKNTHIAFLCLGTNLGDREFYLSEAIQKIGAHPEIKILKKGTALNTEALEVTDQPDFLNQILQISTHLSPRELLDFLLGIENEMGRVRTRDKGPRVIDIDILSIDDMKIHEKGLHLPHHSLFIRPFILELLNELGEGSLIQSFGNPSEG
- a CDS encoding TIGR04452 family lipoprotein, whose amino-acid sequence is MKKIIALLLPLFLTFNCVLFDAIGLSYPDTVDGTEAKSIILTSAVIGSAVSGFEVLSILAPQLAKVEEDKYYNKSDVDDCANEALIINLLTVDLGGFTCDLQPRATIIPFIY
- a CDS encoding N-acetylneuraminate synthase family protein, whose translation is MDIVELEKGYPETEAKIKALASECGNATEIIRGAVVSDTIHFIGDTRKISDKEGYVKELPGVTRIWNVSLPYKNIARTAAGKNGEVVHRENRIVEVHGKDGLVRKFGTGKHIFLVGPDSPQTYEQTVTIAKQAVEIGKKFGILDRIIFRGGAFKPRTRPTDWRGMGWDGIKLLDRVKEETGLPYVTEVMDHTMAEEVSKHADMIQIGTRNAQDFELLEAVGRTGKPVILKRGFGNEAIEWFSAAEYIANQGNLNIVLCERGVKTLFIKEGYCRNTPDLNVITHAKNQTILPVIFDPSHVAGDDKIVVSNLLASLPFNPDGSITETLHVEEFRKEQMCDAAQALLMSLYEKTVEAILTYEEKIKPITDKVDSYFLERKGKK